A single Desulfovibrio piger DNA region contains:
- the hslU gene encoding ATP-dependent protease ATPase subunit HslU, with product MSTLTPREIVAELDKFVVGQEQAKRMVAVAVRNRWRRQHLPEELRDEVAPKNIIMMGPTGVGKTEIARRLAKLSGAPFIKVEATKFTEVGYVGRDVESMVRDLMEIGITLVREEENTRVRAAAEAAAESRLLDLLLPNSFGGDRNDTREKLRQQFRLGFMDDREVEVEVTEQPAQGVDMFAIPGMEQMGNQVRDMFSKAFPPRRSRRKMKVREAYNVLIQEESGKLVDQEALVDKARERVEQMGIIFIDEIDKIASSSQNRTSDISREGVQRDLLPIVEGSAVNTKYGMVRTDHILFIAAGAFHFSKPSDMIPELQGRFPLRVELNALGREEFLRILTEPHNALTRQYAALLGTEQIRLQFSEDGIEEIAAFAEEINATSENIGARRLYTIMEKILADISFDAPDMPGAQIVVNRAYVQEHLRDVREDQDLSQYIL from the coding sequence ATGAGCACACTCACCCCGCGTGAAATCGTGGCAGAACTGGATAAATTCGTGGTGGGACAGGAGCAGGCCAAGCGCATGGTCGCTGTTGCTGTCCGCAATCGCTGGCGTCGTCAGCATCTTCCTGAGGAGCTGCGTGACGAAGTCGCGCCCAAGAACATCATCATGATGGGCCCCACCGGTGTGGGGAAAACGGAGATAGCCCGCCGTCTGGCAAAGCTGAGCGGGGCCCCCTTCATCAAGGTGGAGGCCACCAAGTTCACGGAAGTGGGCTATGTGGGCCGCGATGTGGAATCCATGGTGCGTGATCTCATGGAGATAGGCATCACTCTTGTGCGGGAAGAGGAAAACACCCGCGTCCGGGCTGCCGCCGAAGCGGCGGCCGAATCCCGACTGCTGGATCTGCTGCTGCCCAATTCCTTTGGCGGTGATCGCAATGACACCCGTGAAAAACTGCGCCAGCAGTTCCGGCTGGGTTTCATGGATGACCGCGAAGTGGAAGTCGAAGTGACTGAGCAGCCTGCCCAGGGGGTGGACATGTTCGCCATCCCGGGTATGGAGCAAATGGGGAACCAGGTGCGGGACATGTTCAGCAAGGCGTTCCCGCCGCGTCGCAGCCGCCGCAAGATGAAGGTCCGCGAGGCCTATAACGTCCTGATCCAGGAAGAATCCGGCAAACTGGTGGATCAGGAGGCCCTGGTGGACAAGGCCCGCGAGCGTGTGGAGCAGATGGGCATCATCTTCATCGATGAGATCGACAAGATCGCCAGCTCTTCCCAGAACCGCACCTCCGATATCTCGCGCGAAGGTGTGCAGCGCGACCTGCTGCCCATCGTGGAAGGCTCAGCGGTCAACACCAAGTACGGCATGGTGCGCACGGACCATATCCTGTTCATCGCGGCCGGGGCTTTCCATTTCAGCAAGCCGTCCGACATGATCCCCGAACTGCAGGGGCGCTTCCCCCTGCGGGTGGAACTCAATGCCCTGGGCCGGGAAGAGTTCCTGCGCATCCTGACGGAACCCCACAATGCCCTGACGCGCCAGTATGCGGCCCTGCTGGGGACGGAGCAGATCCGTCTGCAGTTCTCGGAAGACGGTATCGAAGAGATCGCCGCTTTTGCCGAAGAGATCAATGCCACCAGTGAGAACATCGGCGCGCGTCGTCTCTACACCATCATGGAAAAGATTCTGGCGGATATTTCTTTCGATGCACCGGACATGCCCGGTGCGCAGATCGTGGTCAACCGGGCCTATGTGCAGGAGCACCTGCGCGATGTCCGGGAAGATCAGGATCTGAGCCAGTATATTCTGTAG
- a CDS encoding TAXI family TRAP transporter solute-binding subunit: protein MKKVLSLVLAAGLLLAASLAHADTKRLTLATGGTSGVYFPLGGAIAQVITNKSNGAISVTAQATGASGENMRLVQAGDVDFAMVQNDVADSAFNGLAPFRSKLDNVRVIGRLYPEYLHVVASKDSGVKSLEDFKGKKVSVGARGSGNEVNCRQIFGFYGLDYKNIEPIFLPYGETADQFKDRQVDGFVFTIGTPNPAIQDITTAQEVVFVPLAGQKVDEIVKKFPYLVKDSIPAGTYLGQKDAVPTLSVQCILVANKDMPDDVAYTLTKTLYDNLPDVAKAHNKGSEISLAHAADGVTIPFHPGAVKYFKEKGLDIK, encoded by the coding sequence ATGAAAAAAGTTCTCAGTCTTGTCCTGGCCGCGGGTCTGCTGCTGGCCGCTTCGCTGGCCCATGCCGATACCAAACGCCTGACCCTGGCTACCGGCGGGACCTCCGGGGTGTATTTCCCCCTGGGCGGTGCCATTGCCCAGGTGATCACCAACAAGAGCAACGGCGCCATCTCCGTGACGGCCCAGGCTACCGGTGCTTCCGGTGAGAACATGCGTCTGGTCCAGGCCGGTGATGTGGACTTTGCCATGGTGCAGAACGACGTTGCCGATTCCGCCTTCAACGGTCTGGCTCCCTTCCGCAGCAAGCTGGACAACGTGCGCGTCATCGGCCGCCTGTATCCTGAATATCTGCATGTGGTGGCCAGCAAGGACAGCGGTGTGAAGTCTCTCGAAGACTTCAAGGGCAAGAAGGTCTCCGTGGGCGCCCGCGGCAGCGGCAACGAAGTGAACTGCCGCCAGATTTTCGGCTTCTACGGCCTGGATTACAAGAACATCGAACCCATCTTCCTGCCTTACGGTGAAACCGCCGACCAGTTCAAGGACCGCCAGGTGGACGGCTTCGTGTTCACCATCGGTACGCCCAACCCCGCCATCCAGGACATCACCACCGCCCAGGAAGTGGTCTTCGTGCCCCTGGCCGGCCAGAAGGTCGACGAGATCGTCAAGAAGTTCCCCTACCTGGTGAAGGACTCCATCCCGGCCGGTACCTACCTGGGCCAGAAGGACGCTGTGCCCACCCTGTCCGTGCAGTGCATCCTGGTGGCCAACAAGGACATGCCTGACGATGTGGCCTACACCCTGACCAAGACCCTGTATGACAACCTGCCCGATGTGGCCAAGGCGCATAACAAGGGTTCCGAGATCTCTCTGGCGCACGCCGCTGACGGTGTGACCATCCCCTTCCATCCCGGTGCGGTCAAGTACTTCAAGGAAAAGGGCCTGGACATCAAGTAA
- a CDS encoding S1 family peptidase, with the protein MADDPGKSTADGPRPDTAETTHAPGDGASSGGMGPAPQGIPVPVPWYRRPLFWGIVLSLLILALLGWLLWKQWQAAQAEKQAQEAALAARLAKNAEMDAYLAQLRALLKEEPCVIKEKLAQLPPPPDAVPGAVPGGRSGEPLQIPSDVAPQGTPVTPQQAPARPGSMAQLLEQSTVLVLARQPQGLSMGSGFFISRRHVLSNAHVVGNAGQAFIINKATGGVLQATVRHRSTTGGRDFALLELPADAAITPLEFAPGVERTQRVSAWGFPGAVTNDDPKFMALLQGNASAVPEVVYTEGVVSVILDRTPPLIVHTATVSQGNSGGPLVNEQGQVVGINTFIKLDDASYRQSSIAIVGSSITAYLREIGIGFSQAAATPAAAQAQDGKADGQKGVRP; encoded by the coding sequence ATGGCTGACGATCCCGGCAAAAGCACCGCTGATGGCCCCCGCCCCGATACCGCTGAAACCACGCACGCCCCCGGTGACGGCGCTTCTTCCGGCGGCATGGGGCCCGCCCCCCAGGGCATCCCGGTCCCTGTCCCCTGGTACCGCCGTCCCCTGTTCTGGGGCATCGTCCTGTCCCTGCTGATCCTGGCCCTGCTCGGCTGGCTGCTCTGGAAGCAATGGCAGGCCGCCCAGGCGGAAAAGCAGGCCCAGGAAGCCGCCCTGGCAGCCCGGCTGGCCAAAAATGCCGAGATGGACGCCTATCTTGCCCAGCTGCGGGCCCTGCTCAAGGAAGAGCCCTGCGTCATCAAGGAAAAGCTGGCGCAGCTGCCGCCCCCTCCCGACGCCGTCCCCGGTGCCGTGCCCGGCGGCCGCTCCGGCGAGCCCCTGCAGATCCCGTCCGATGTGGCGCCCCAGGGCACGCCGGTCACACCGCAACAAGCCCCGGCCCGCCCCGGCAGCATGGCCCAGCTGCTGGAACAGAGCACGGTCCTTGTGCTGGCCCGGCAGCCGCAGGGCCTGTCCATGGGATCCGGCTTTTTCATCTCCCGCCGTCATGTGCTGAGCAATGCCCATGTGGTGGGCAATGCCGGCCAGGCTTTCATCATCAACAAGGCCACAGGCGGTGTCCTGCAGGCCACCGTGCGCCATCGCAGCACGACCGGGGGCCGGGACTTCGCCCTGCTGGAGCTGCCGGCCGATGCGGCCATCACGCCGCTGGAATTCGCACCCGGTGTGGAGCGCACCCAGCGCGTCAGCGCCTGGGGCTTTCCCGGCGCCGTGACCAATGACGACCCCAAGTTCATGGCCCTGTTGCAGGGCAATGCCTCGGCCGTGCCCGAGGTAGTGTACACGGAAGGTGTTGTCAGCGTCATCCTGGACCGCACACCGCCGCTGATCGTGCATACGGCCACGGTCTCGCAAGGCAACAGCGGCGGCCCCCTGGTCAACGAGCAGGGGCAGGTGGTGGGCATCAACACCTTCATCAAGCTCGATGATGCCTCCTACCGCCAGTCCAGCATCGCCATCGTGGGCAGCAGCATCACCGCCTATTTGCGGGAGATCGGCATCGGATTCTCCCAGGCCGCAGCAACGCCTGCCGCCGCGCAGGCACAAGATGGAAAGGCCGATGGCCAGAAAGGGGTGAGACCATGA
- a CDS encoding DUF1850 domain-containing protein, which translates to MMMRRNTIAFLLAMLVCMAGMLWVAPHLFSSVQAQDMQRLVLRDSSGRELFSRPAPDGSAFAIRYRHSVALSPVEDWFSVSGGCIYLEKTVYQDFGAGLPHQPGPGQRMYTENGKVVISGYHMALPSFDVRVGRVANHTLLLPEEGGGQTEIPLNSLLEPGQAITLTVVLP; encoded by the coding sequence ATGATGATGCGGCGCAATACCATCGCTTTTCTGCTGGCCATGCTGGTCTGCATGGCGGGCATGCTGTGGGTTGCGCCGCATCTTTTTTCCAGTGTGCAGGCGCAGGATATGCAACGCCTGGTGCTGCGCGACAGCAGCGGCAGGGAACTTTTCAGCCGTCCAGCACCGGACGGCAGCGCGTTTGCCATTCGTTACAGGCATTCCGTCGCTCTGAGTCCGGTGGAGGACTGGTTCAGTGTCAGCGGGGGCTGCATCTATCTGGAAAAAACGGTCTATCAGGATTTCGGGGCCGGCCTGCCGCATCAGCCGGGCCCGGGACAGCGGATGTATACGGAAAACGGAAAAGTTGTCATCAGCGGGTATCATATGGCCCTGCCTTCCTTTGACGTGCGCGTGGGACGTGTGGCGAACCACACCCTGCTGCTGCCTGAAGAGGGCGGGGGACAAACGGAGATCCCCCTGAATTCCCTGCTGGAGCCGGGACAAGCCATTACCCTTACAGTCGTTTTACCCTGA
- a CDS encoding glycine zipper domain-containing protein has translation MVKRHLSLLAVAAACIFLLGGCASKYGAQTTQVNYYPQCYSPVAQLRADEDRVTNSTAGGAAGGALLGALIGGLATGKVEGALAGAVAGGAAGAVGGNIYGKSQQRENDRRLLASYAAQLGEDSAGMDRATAAARLSARCYDDQFKKAAAQYKAGSITRQDFQDRYMEIRSGLEETSRILKLTSDHVIERDAEYQKTLAQAQAKGQVSQRQQAPRKEKKAWNNSRRELESTRQDVDMRLATYEQTVNNLML, from the coding sequence ATGGTCAAGCGTCATCTCAGCCTTCTGGCCGTGGCAGCGGCGTGCATCTTCCTGCTCGGCGGCTGCGCCAGCAAATACGGCGCGCAGACGACCCAGGTCAACTATTACCCCCAGTGCTACTCTCCTGTGGCCCAGCTGCGGGCCGATGAGGACAGGGTCACCAACAGCACGGCGGGAGGGGCTGCGGGCGGTGCCCTGCTGGGCGCCCTCATCGGCGGCCTGGCCACCGGCAAGGTGGAAGGCGCCCTGGCCGGTGCCGTGGCCGGTGGAGCCGCGGGCGCCGTGGGCGGGAACATCTACGGCAAGTCCCAGCAGCGGGAGAACGACCGCCGGCTGCTGGCCAGCTATGCCGCCCAGCTGGGCGAGGACAGCGCGGGCATGGATCGCGCCACCGCCGCCGCCCGTCTCTCGGCCCGCTGCTATGATGACCAGTTCAAAAAGGCCGCGGCCCAGTACAAGGCCGGAAGCATAACCCGGCAGGACTTCCAGGACCGCTACATGGAGATCCGCAGCGGTCTTGAGGAAACCTCCCGCATCCTGAAGCTCACCTCCGACCATGTCATCGAGCGCGACGCCGAATACCAGAAGACCCTGGCCCAGGCTCAGGCCAAGGGGCAGGTGTCGCAACGCCAGCAGGCCCCCCGCAAGGAAAAGAAGGCGTGGAACAATTCCCGCCGCGAGCTGGAAAGTACCCGCCAGGACGTGGACATGCGCCTGGCCACGTATGAGCAGACCGTCAACAATCTGATGCTGTAA
- a CDS encoding TRAP transporter permease produces the protein MIDEKGAGGFALEEGNKLDSDAVERIQETVDVSEIVAKYDKESVYRSFKGWLDIFIKILCIAFSAFHLYTAATAPFAPQIQRAVHLGFVLTLIYLLYPARATGNMNKLAWYDAILAIAGAVVCGYIVWQYDIIVLDAGPATELDFIMGCASILLVLEATRRIVGLPITLVAVVFLLYAKFGNLIPGMLGHPGFSVQRIVSHMYLTTEGLFGMPLGVSASFVFLFILFGAFLHSTGLGKFFIDLALAAAGRYVGGPAKVAVLASGFFGTISGSSVANTVSTGTFTIPLMKSVGYRGAFAGAVEAASSTGGQIMPPIMGAAAFIMAQFLGVGYVEIAKAALIPALLYYLAVGFMVHMEAKRLGLRGIPKERLPRTWVVLRQGGYLLIPIIVLIYMLMQGYTPLKAAYYCIVTTVVISLVAENWKTWHGARYSNENVARALAQTNYLSLKGVLQAMENGGRLALGVAAACACTGFVIGVVTLTGLGLKLANAILTISADSFALTLLLTMLASIVLGMGLPTTAKYIVLATIAAPAIMHFGVPAMAAHLFILYFGILADLTPPVALAAYAAAGIARSEPNATGFMAVKLALAGFLIPYIFCYNPGLLMIGATGWEVLFYASTAALGIASLSFASVGYWRRDLYWWERLILLAGAITLITPGAITDAIGCGLLVVIYISQKMLTKGPAGKVAE, from the coding sequence ATGATTGATGAAAAAGGGGCAGGGGGATTTGCCCTGGAAGAAGGCAACAAACTCGATTCCGACGCCGTGGAAAGGATCCAGGAGACCGTGGACGTCTCCGAGATCGTTGCCAAATACGACAAGGAATCCGTTTACCGCTCCTTCAAGGGGTGGCTCGATATTTTTATCAAGATCCTCTGTATCGCCTTTTCCGCCTTCCACCTGTACACGGCCGCGACGGCGCCCTTTGCGCCGCAGATCCAGCGCGCGGTACATCTGGGCTTTGTGCTGACCCTGATCTATCTGCTGTACCCTGCCCGCGCCACGGGCAATATGAACAAACTGGCCTGGTATGACGCCATCCTGGCCATCGCCGGGGCCGTTGTCTGCGGCTATATCGTCTGGCAGTACGACATCATCGTGCTGGATGCCGGTCCGGCCACCGAGCTGGACTTCATCATGGGCTGCGCGTCCATCCTGCTGGTGCTGGAAGCGACCCGCCGCATCGTGGGCCTCCCCATCACCCTGGTGGCCGTGGTCTTTCTGCTGTACGCCAAGTTCGGCAACCTGATCCCCGGCATGCTGGGGCATCCCGGCTTCTCCGTACAGCGTATCGTCTCGCACATGTACCTGACCACGGAAGGCCTGTTCGGCATGCCGCTGGGCGTGTCGGCTTCCTTTGTCTTCCTGTTCATCCTGTTCGGTGCCTTCCTGCACAGCACCGGTCTGGGCAAATTCTTCATCGACCTGGCCCTGGCCGCCGCCGGCCGCTATGTGGGCGGTCCCGCCAAGGTGGCCGTGCTGGCCAGCGGTTTCTTCGGCACCATCTCCGGTTCTTCCGTGGCCAACACGGTGTCTACCGGTACCTTCACCATCCCGCTCATGAAGAGCGTGGGCTATCGCGGCGCCTTTGCCGGCGCCGTGGAAGCCGCCTCGTCCACCGGTGGCCAGATCATGCCGCCCATCATGGGGGCTGCGGCCTTCATCATGGCCCAGTTCCTGGGGGTCGGTTATGTGGAGATCGCCAAGGCGGCCCTGATCCCCGCGCTGCTGTATTATCTGGCCGTGGGCTTCATGGTGCATATGGAAGCCAAACGTCTGGGCCTCAGGGGGATCCCCAAGGAACGCCTGCCCCGTACCTGGGTGGTGCTGCGCCAGGGCGGCTATCTGCTGATCCCCATCATCGTGCTGATCTACATGCTCATGCAGGGCTACACGCCGCTCAAGGCCGCGTATTACTGCATCGTGACCACCGTGGTCATTTCCCTGGTGGCGGAAAACTGGAAAACCTGGCACGGTGCCCGCTACAGCAATGAAAATGTGGCGCGTGCCCTGGCCCAGACCAACTACCTGTCCCTCAAGGGCGTCCTGCAGGCCATGGAAAACGGTGGCCGCCTGGCCCTGGGGGTCGCCGCCGCCTGCGCCTGCACCGGCTTCGTCATCGGCGTGGTGACCCTGACCGGTCTCGGCCTGAAGCTGGCCAACGCCATCCTGACCATCTCGGCCGACAGCTTTGCCCTGACCCTGCTGCTGACCATGCTGGCCTCCATCGTTCTGGGCATGGGCCTGCCCACCACGGCCAAGTACATCGTGCTGGCCACCATCGCGGCCCCGGCCATCATGCACTTTGGCGTGCCTGCCATGGCGGCGCACCTCTTCATCCTGTACTTCGGCATCCTGGCCGACCTGACGCCCCCTGTGGCCCTGGCGGCCTATGCAGCGGCGGGGATCGCACGATCAGAGCCGAACGCCACAGGCTTCATGGCAGTCAAGCTGGCATTGGCCGGCTTCCTGATCCCGTACATCTTCTGCTACAATCCCGGCCTGCTGATGATCGGCGCCACCGGCTGGGAAGTGCTCTTCTACGCCTCCACCGCGGCGCTGGGCATCGCCAGCCTGTCCTTTGCCAGTGTGGGGTACTGGCGGCGTGATCTCTACTGGTGGGAACGTCTGATTCTGCTGGCGGGCGCCATCACCCTGATCACCCCCGGCGCCATCACGGATGCCATCGGTTGCGGTCTTCTGGTCGTGATCTATATCAGCCAGAAGATGCTGACCAAGGGCCCGGCGGGCAAGGTCGCCGAATAG